The Gemmatimonadota bacterium genome has a segment encoding these proteins:
- a CDS encoding protein kinase, whose amino-acid sequence MSDVLRERVTAALSDAYDVGREVGRGGMGVVYRATDRKLRREVAIKVLPPELAYREDVKQRFLREAQTAAQLSHANIVPIYAVEERDGLVCFVMALVDGESLASRIARERHLSPEFTADTLRAVADALGYAHGRGIVHRDIKPDNILLDRHSGRPMVTDFGIARAAEGDARLTVTGIAVGTPAYMSPEQAMGEKEIDGRSDLYSLAVVGYHMLCGELPFHASNTPAMLMKHISETPRPIRAQRPDAPAWLTGILECAMAKKPADRFASAHAFRDALVRREGPAPADAPEAPAPPPAPWKHAVPRDAVEVARVRLPRVSRQATEQPPARSAIEAANPGWSTRDGGPARPPVPAWMPASWRDARQGWQGPAAKGRQGRGEALDQLPVIEKIRRFRRRATSTVTTLAFLTVINLVFSPGFFWVMFPAFGMLMGLLRHWGSLRDDGVQWADVYGPKAREALARNAEQRGRLRAGVPADGASSLAPPDVLAGPHGTAIRRAADDRETLRDAVARLGKADRELIPDVLPTVDALVERIASLAGALHRIDADTQPHAMAEAAARIEAARALPEGRDRDQRVQLLERQLVTMKDLASRRETLASQLESASLMLQGMRLDLVALRSAGVQSAMNDVSSATQEARALSREIANVLDAAKEVR is encoded by the coding sequence ATGTCCGACGTCCTCCGCGAACGCGTCACTGCCGCCCTGAGCGACGCCTACGACGTCGGTCGCGAGGTGGGGCGCGGGGGCATGGGCGTCGTGTATCGCGCCACGGATCGCAAGCTGCGCCGCGAGGTCGCCATCAAGGTCCTCCCGCCAGAACTCGCATACCGGGAAGACGTGAAGCAGCGCTTCCTCCGTGAAGCCCAGACCGCGGCGCAGCTCAGCCATGCCAACATCGTCCCGATCTACGCCGTCGAGGAACGCGATGGCCTGGTCTGCTTTGTGATGGCCCTGGTGGATGGCGAGAGCCTCGCGAGTCGCATTGCGCGCGAACGCCACCTCAGCCCGGAGTTCACGGCCGACACCCTCCGCGCGGTCGCGGATGCCCTCGGTTACGCGCACGGCCGCGGGATTGTGCACCGGGACATTAAGCCAGACAATATCCTGCTCGACCGCCACTCGGGTCGGCCTATGGTCACCGACTTCGGGATCGCTCGCGCGGCCGAGGGCGACGCCAGATTGACCGTCACCGGCATTGCCGTGGGTACGCCTGCCTACATGTCACCCGAGCAAGCCATGGGTGAGAAGGAGATCGACGGGCGATCCGACCTGTATTCGCTCGCGGTGGTTGGGTACCACATGTTGTGCGGCGAGCTGCCGTTCCACGCGTCCAACACCCCGGCCATGCTGATGAAGCACATCAGTGAGACGCCGCGGCCGATTCGCGCGCAGCGCCCTGACGCCCCCGCCTGGCTGACCGGCATCCTCGAATGCGCGATGGCCAAGAAGCCGGCGGATCGTTTCGCCAGCGCCCACGCGTTTCGCGACGCCCTCGTGCGGCGCGAAGGGCCGGCACCCGCGGACGCTCCCGAAGCTCCCGCCCCCCCCCCGGCGCCATGGAAACACGCGGTGCCGCGTGATGCGGTCGAGGTGGCACGCGTCCGCCTGCCACGCGTCTCGCGACAGGCCACCGAGCAACCGCCGGCGCGCAGTGCGATCGAAGCGGCGAATCCCGGATGGAGCACGAGGGACGGTGGCCCCGCGCGCCCGCCGGTGCCTGCCTGGATGCCCGCCTCGTGGCGCGATGCGCGGCAAGGGTGGCAGGGGCCGGCCGCCAAGGGGCGGCAGGGCAGGGGCGAGGCGCTCGACCAGCTCCCGGTGATCGAGAAGATCCGTCGCTTTCGTCGGCGGGCGACAAGCACCGTGACCACGCTCGCCTTCCTCACGGTCATCAACCTGGTGTTCTCTCCGGGGTTCTTCTGGGTAATGTTCCCGGCATTCGGCATGTTGATGGGGCTACTCCGCCATTGGGGTTCGCTTCGCGATGATGGGGTCCAGTGGGCTGACGTCTATGGGCCGAAGGCGCGGGAGGCCCTGGCGCGGAATGCCGAACAGCGGGGGCGACTCCGGGCGGGGGTGCCGGCGGACGGCGCGTCATCACTGGCACCGCCCGACGTGTTGGCCGGGCCGCACGGTACGGCCATTCGGCGCGCGGCCGACGACCGCGAGACCCTGCGCGACGCCGTGGCGCGGCTCGGAAAGGCCGATCGGGAGCTGATCCCCGACGTGTTGCCGACGGTCGACGCGCTGGTCGAGCGGATTGCTTCCCTCGCCGGTGCGCTGCATCGCATTGATGCTGACACACAGCCCCATGCGATGGCCGAGGCGGCGGCGCGCATAGAGGCTGCACGCGCGCTACCGGAAGGACGAGACCGGGACCAGAGGGTGCAGCTGCTGGAACGACAGCTCGTCACCATGAAGGACCTCGCCTCGCGTCGCGAGACGCTGGCATCTCAACTTGAGAGCGCCTCCCTCATGCTGCAAGGCATGCGGCTCGACCTGGTCGCCCTGCGCTCGGCCGGCGTCCAGTCGGCCATGAATGATGTGAGCTCCGCGACCCAGGAAGCCCGGGCCCTCAGTCGGGAGATCGCCAACGTCCTCGACGCCGCCAAGGAAGTCCGTTAG